TGAGTCTCGGGGTCCTGAGCAACgccatccccacctccccactgcCCTGGCCTGGGTCAGTCAGGACAGTGCCTCAGAAACTTCCACATGAGCAGAGACAATCGAGGGTCTTGTACAAATGCGGGTGTTCATTCAGTGGGCCTGAGCTTCTGCGTTTCTGACAAGCTcctgctgatgctgatgctgcggGCCCTGGACCACACTTGAGCAACGAGAGTTTAGGTTGAAGGGATGCAGAACATAGTCGCTACAGATGGAGGGTTGCGGACAACCCTGGGTCTTCTGCTTCACCTGGGAAGATATTCCTCAGGCTTAAGTCAAAGGCAGGTTTCCTGATCAGCCGCCGTAGCACCCCCCCCAGGTCCTCCCAGCAAGCCAGAGGCATGTGCgagtttgttttttgaaaaccAAATGGTGAGTTTGGCCTCACAGATGAAAATGCCAATTTCTCCTTAGGTGCTTGCCCAGGCATCCTTGTGATGACCCAAGACCCCTGAGGGGAACAGATTGTCCTGGGAAACAGCCACAGAAACATGAAGATGGGAACCCCATGGGGCACAGGCGCAAAGTCAACTGACTTACGAGTGGTGAGTAGAAGATGGTCACTCTGCTCAGAGTGGCCCCCAGTGTGTGTGAGCACAGCATGAGGGTGAGCGGCGAGGAGGGTGGCGTGACCATcacagatgtgtgtgtgcacgcatgaatgtgtgtatgtgcaggacagggcagggcaTTTATGTGCAGGGGTGGGTGGCAGGAGCAGCAGCTTAGCCAGGGTGTCACTGGGGCTACTGTTGAAAGTCTACAGGGCACACCCCACTTCGCTCTCAGCACCCAACTCCAACCCTGATTTCGAGGGGCCCCCGCCTGGGCATCGCAGCTCCAACTGTCCTGCTCTGCTGTCATGCAAGGGTTGGAGTCTAGTGTCCCAGGACAGTAAAGCTGGACAGCTCTCCCGTTCAGCCACATCCTCTTTTGCTGGAATGTCTGGGCTGTCACAGACCACTTTCCAAGACAACTCCAGGCTGAGAGGGAATGTGGGGGTGATTCCTTCTCTATGTGCACCACTGATCGACCAGCCTCTGCTTGCACACCTCCACTGCTAGTGAGCTCACTCCCTCCAAAGGCAGCTGGCTCCATGATGCCACAGATCTGACCTCTAGAAAGTGTGGAGTCTGCTCTGAGACCGGGTTCCACTTCCTCACTaatcctcctcccttccctggatGCACCAGTGgccctgtgcccaccttccttccCGACTCCTCCCTCTGTAGGGTGGCCCCCCACCATTCCACTGGCCTTCACACACCACTGGTTACCAATGTCCCTCCTGAGCATGGAAGACCCAGAGACTGAAGCAGATGTGACCATGCTGAGAGCTCTCACTACTCAAAACAATCAACCTcaaaggggcaggggcaggggcaggggccggGAGCAAGAACAAAGGCATGTCCATCTCCTGAATGTCACAGCCTCTGTCCTGCTGCTTCTCAGACCATGCAGCTGGGCTGTCCCTTCTGATGATTTGTCCAACATCTCACATTGGCAGGAAGCCTGAAGAGGTCCTCAAGGTGGCAGAGACCTCTGCTAACAGACTGCCACCGTGCTCCAGACTTAGACATTGATGCTGAGGTGGGGCTCAGGGTctgcaggggagacagacagacagcagcCACATTATCCTGGTGAGTGCTGGTCCCTGCGCTCCTCCAGCCTGGCCTGGAGATGGAAAGACCACCCAGCTCAAGCTCTGGTGGACgggagatgctcaataaagattTATGAAATTAAAGAATTCGTAAATTAAGGCATAGAAAGTGCAGGATTAGGGACTTGAGCAAGGTGTGGAAATGGCACATCTCAGGAGAATCctgtggggagggagagcatTTCTTTCAGAAGGAGGGACAGGGGGCTGCAAGGCCACTCTTACACAGTGGGCATTCAGCTCTGCCAGCCTCCTTGCAcaccccttccccccaccccacgccATAGCAACAGCTCAGAGTCTATTACAGAGTGAGTGCTCCACGCATATTTACGAATTAGAGAATCAGAGGAAATGTCTCCTTTTCAGGCCAGTCCAAGCTCAGGACCGCTGGTGGCCTCTTGGTCAGTGGGCAGCGAGTGACCAAAGGGTCCCTGTGCTGCATGGGAGGTGTGACGCTGTGACCTTGAGCTGCTCCCCCTGTCTCCGGCCCCCTCTCTGCCCTGTGTCATCCGGCTCAGAATGCCACCCCACAGAGATGGAAACGTCTCAGCGGTGCCTTTGCAGGAGTTTGTGCTGGAGGGGTTTGAGGGTGGCCTGGGGACCCAGGCCCTGCTCTTTGCTGTGTTCCTGGCCCTGTACCTGGGGACCGTCCTGGGGAACCTCACCATGATCGTGGTCATCACCCTGGATGCGCGTCTGCACTCCCCAATGTACTTCTTCCTCAAGAACCTCTCCTTCCTGGACCTGTGCTACTCATCGGTCATCGCCCCTAACGCCCTGGCCAACTTCTTCTCCTCGTCCAAGGTCATCACCTTTCAGGGCTGTGCCACccagttcttcttcttctccctgctgGGCACCACCGAGGGCTTCCTCCTGactgtgatggcctatgaccgcttcATGGCCATCTGCAGCCCCCTGCGCTACCCCATCACCATGTGCCCCTCGGCTTGCACCCGCCTGGTGCTGGGCACGTACTGTGCAGGCTGCCTCAACTCCATCGTGCAGACCGGCTTCACCTTCAGCCTCCCGTTCTGCAGCTCCAACCACATCGACCACTTCTTCTGCGACATGCTCCCTCTGCTCCGGCTGGCCTGCACCAACACAGCCCTCAATAAGCTGGTCATGTTTGGCATCTGTGGGCTCATCGTCGTGGGCACCACACTCATGGTTCTTGTCTCCTACGGCTACATCACAGTGACCATCCTGAGGATGCAATCAGGAGCTGGGAGACACAAGGTCTTCTCCACCTGTGGCTCCCACATGATGGCTGTGTCCCTCTTTTATGGAACCCTTTTTGTCACATATGCCCAGCCGGGAGCTGTTGAGTCCATGGAGCAGGGCAAGGTGGTCTCTGTCTTCTACACCCTGGTCATCCCGATGCTCAACCCCCTCATCTACAGTCTGCAAAACAAGGACGtgaaggaggccctggggaggctgaggcagaAACACACAGCCATGTGAAGGAGGAAGGCCAGAGAGACAGAGGGTTCTGGGGGGCAGGACAAGAGGGCTCAGAAGAAGACACTGGGTGTGGATTTAGGAAATCATATCTCACtcttccattcattctttcatccatcCTTTCATTCAACCCTTCTTGAAGCATATCAGGGACTCAGCATTGCAAGTGTGAGATGTAAAAGTAAATAAGGCATGTTCTTTACCACCGGACAACTAATGGTCCAGATGGAGCAAGACCCTAATCTTGAAGTTTAGGTAATACAATGGGCAGAGCGATGAGCAGAGTGTTTGGAACAGGAAATGGGACGCAAGTCCAACATCTGCCAATGAAGGTACATGGACGAGACAGACTCTGTGGCCTTCCCCTTTCACTGTATCACCTCATCTAATGTAAATGTGTGCTCAGCACTCTCTCCTGGAGCACTTAGAAGTGGAGATTTAGGGTGCTCAGCCTTGCCCCTTTCCTGGTGACAGCCTTGTGTCATCATAGCTGATTAGGGTGAGTTAGCACGACAGTGCTTCCCCCTCAAGTCAACAGCCAAGCTGTTCATCTActtatttcttctgttctctggTGCTCACCACCTCTGCATGCAGCAGAGGGCACCTGCTCTCCTGCTTCCGATGCTCCTGTCCCAGGGTTCTCCCCTTAGCCACCAGCTGGGAGCCCCAGATAAAACAACAAGAATGCCTGATATCCAAAGTTCATCTGACCCTTTACCACTCAGTCTGTCAGGTGACAATGTCCTGACTCCTTGTGACCAGAGCAAATGGTGCCTTGTCGGCACAGACATCTCTGAATAAGGATGAAGTTCCTGGTGGCTGCAGCAGACAGCAGGGGGATGGGAAGAGAAGGTGTAATCTCCTGGGGGAGAGCACAGCTCCCGGGCCCTCTGTCCCACACTCCCTGAGAGCCCGGACCCTCAGGCTTGAGCTGCCCACTCACAGCTCCATCCTCATGCTCAGTGGACCCAGCCCACAGCCTGGACTCAGAGCTTGTTGGCCTCCTTAATATGTCTCCCTTTACTAGCGCataataaacactttaaaattcaAGACCCTGTTGTTCAGTAGTCCCCCTTGATCTGTAGTTTCACTTTCAAAGGTTTCAGTTGCGGGTGGTCAACCATggcctgaaaatattaaatggcaaattccagaaataaacaattcacaagttttaaattgcgtGCTGTTTGAGTCGTGTGATGAGCTCTCTCGTGGTCCtgctctgtccccctcccctggGATGTGCCTCCTCATCTTGTCCAGTGGATCCACGCTGCATACACCACCCGCCTGTCAGTCACTTACTAATGGTCTCCGTATCAAGACCGTCGAGGTATCGCAGTGcctgtgttcaagtcacccttattttacttagtaatgaGCCTACAGCATGAGAGTAGGCATGCTGGCAATTCGCATGCgccaaagagaagctggaaagtGCTTCCCTTAAGTgagaaggtgaaagttctcagcttaataaggaaagaaaagaaatcctataCTGACGTTGCTAAGCTCTATGGTAACTTTTAGTAcggtatattgttataattgttttattgttaGTTACTGTTGTTCATCTCTTAcaatgcctaatttataaattaaattttatcttatatatgtatgtacacgaAAATCATGGCAGATATGATTCCGTACTAGCCACGAtttcagacatccactggggGCCTTGGAACACATCCCCTACACATAAGGGGGGACTCCtctagttttgtttgtttctttttgttgttgttggttttttttgaggaagattagccctgagctaactactgccaatcctcctctttttgctgaggaagactggccctgagctaacctccgtgcccatcttcctctgctttatatgtgggacgcctaccacagcacggctggccaagcagtgccatgtccacacctgggatccgaccgGGGAACCCCGGCctgccaaaggggaacgtgcgcacttaacccctgcgccacccggctggccccaagGGACTCCTCCAGTTTCGAATCTGATTCTCTACTATCtttttaagaactttaaaaatttttaaatgtggtaaaaaatagcattttctgTTGTAactaattttaaacatatagttCAGGAATGCTAAGTATCTTCACGTTGCTGTGTAACACATCTCTACAACTTTTCCGTCTTGCAAAACTGGAGCTCCCTGCTCCTCAAACCACAGCTCTGTTttcccctgccctccagccactggcgaccaccattctactttctgtctctatgcgtTTGACGACTTTAGACACCTCAGAGAAGTAAAATCAGacactatttgtcttttgtggctggcttactTTACTTAGCACAATGTTCTCAAATATATCCATGTTGGAGTATGCGACaagatttccatctttttaaggctgaataatatcccatcatatgtatataacatgttttctttattcactcatccatcgatgaacacttgggttgcttccatcttttgctCCCCcaaaaaatgctgctatgaacatgggtgagCGAACATCTctctgagaccctgctttcaatatttttggaTATCTAGTGGagttactggatcatatggtaatcaCCTCTCAATTTTGGAAGGAACTTCCATAATATTTTCCATAGTCAcctaccagtttacattcccaccaacagtgccaaAATGTTCCGATTTCCCGCATGTTagttaatatttgttatttattaatttcttttgcaTGAGCCATTCTGGTGGTTGTGAGGtcttatctcattgtggttttgattggcatttccccaatgattagcgatgttgagcatcttctttGTTTGTAGAtcatctttagagaaatatctattcaagcagtttgccttttttttcattGGGTTATTGGTTTTTTaattgtaggaattctttacaaATTCTGGATGGTACCCTCTTATCAGATAGAAAATTGTCAATCACTTTCTCCCATCTCATAGGTCGCTTTTCCACTCTGCTGATTAAGACCTTTAATGTACAGATTCTTTATTTCAACATAGCCCcgtttgtctatttttactttgtttcctgtgcttttggtgtcatagccaacgaatcattgccaaatccaacgtcATGAaggttttcccctatgttttgtTCTAAGAGCTTAAAAGATTAAGGCCTTGCATTGAGGTttgtaatctattttgagttaatttttgtacatgatgcaagataagggtccaacttcattcttttgcatgtgaacaGCCAggtttcccagtaccatttgttaaaGGGCCTGTCTCTTCTCCAGTGAGTCATCTTGGAacatttgtcaaagatcatttcaCCATATCCATAAGGCTTCATTTCTGGCCTCTCAATTGTATTCCATGGGTCTATtagtctgtttttatgccattaccatactgttttgattactatagctttgtaatatgttttgaaatcagaaatgtgAGACCTcccaatttgttcttctttctcaaggttgttTTTGCTGTTTGGGGACCTGTAGATTCCATGCGAATTTTAGGATGCATGCTTCTATTTCTGCAAATAATaacattgggattttgatagggattgcattcaGTCTTACatcactttgggtagtactgACATCTTCCAGCctgtgaacatgggatgtctttccctttatgtagattatctttaacttttttcagcaatgttttgtagttttcagtgtacaagtctttcatctcatTGGTTAATTTAGctcctaaatattttcttctttttgactcTGTTGTAAAATGAATaactttcttaatttcattttgtattgCTCATTGTTAGTTTTCAGAAGTGCAACCACTttgaatgtgtttattttgtattctgacattttgataaatttgtttGTTAGTTCTACCAAGTTTTTCACGGAATCTGTAGAGTTCTCTCGATGTAaaatcctgtcatctgcaaacagaaataattttacttcttcttttccaatttcgatgccttttgtttctttttcttgcctgattgctctggctaggacttccagcactacGTTGAACAGAGGTGATGACAGCGAGCATTCTTATCTGTTCCTGATCCTAGAGGAAAAGCTGTCAGTGTTTATCCATTGAACGAGATGGTGGCTGTGGGCTTTTcctatgtggcctttattatgttgaagtagtttccttctattcctgctTTTAcgagttatttttttaagatttttaaatttttccttcttctcccaaattgCCCCcaatacatggttgtatattgtttagttgtgggtcctcctagtgcttggcatgtgggatgccacctcaccatggcctgatgaacagtgctagctctgcacccatgatccaaatcggcaaaaccctgggccgccaaagcatagtgcacgaacttaaccactcagccaccaggccagccccgagattTTTACATGAAGAGGCATTGAGTTTTCccaatgttttttctgcattcaTTGAGATGACTATGGGTTTTTCCTATCATCTTAATGTAATGTATTGTATTGATCAATATTCAGAAACAATACAATCTTTTAACAGTATTTACTTACATACTAGTCAGTAATACtcccgtctctctctctcacatatatacaaatattgtaaatataaaacatttcttgtCATTTAAAGAGTTTCTCTGTAGGAAAGAAGATAATTGGCTTGATGTAATAACTTGACCCAAAATTCCTGTAAACTTTCAGACACAATTTACCTCCACCCCTCCCAGCGTGCCCAGATGCAGGGCCTTGCCATCTTCTGCTGGCCACTCATGAACATTGACtgactggcctccctgcctccactttGCCTCCTTCCAGCCCATCTTCAACACCATCACCAAACAGatctgtttaaaataataatttaagtacGTGGCCAGGGCGTTGCCTGTAGTGAGATGGTGTCAGCAGGAATAGGTTTGCCCCGAGTGGCTCAGATCTGACAAACAATGCGTCTCTCGTGGAGGAGGGGGTCAGTGGTCTGAAGCAAATGCGGCGGTTCCATTCACGGGCAGAACCTCCCTTGGgctcctgctccatcccaccaAGGGCATGGATGACATTGTCATGGGAAAGGATGACCCAGAGCTCCAGTCAAAGTGTCCACCTTATAGTCACAGGACGGAAGACatgaagtatttatatttttattaaaattatatttttatgtatctaCAGAAAAAATACTCAAGTCATATCCACTCCTGGAATTCACCAACACTTGgatcaagagaaagaaatttactcAAATCTTGCCATCTCCTTGCGCCCCTTCCATTCCTCACCCTCTAAAGTTAACCATTGTCCTAACTCTAAAGGTTCAATGCTGTTCGTTCTCGACAGGACTTATATAGAACCGAAGGAAATGATTCTAAAATAGGATGCACCATGTCCAAGAATATCCAAAGGACTTCcgaaaaagaagcagcagcaggaggaacaTGTCCTGCAAAAATCTAGATCCTTTTAACACCTTTAACACCTTTTAACACCAGTTTAACAGTGAAACTGTAATATTACCAAGTatctaatagaaaaataagaaaggaaatggaaatggcTGGAAAGCTATTGAAAAGTTACTGGAACCCATTAGCtgctgggaaatgcaaattaacataAATGGCATAGATGTAACACATCCATCAAAACGAGGAAGGGTGGAGAAAGGGTGTAGGAAGGGACTGCTATATCACTGATTGTGTTTCATGGGTACAATGACATTGAGAGAAAATTGGCCAGATGGGTGgatgaaaaaggaagaattgaaTAGGATGCAGTTGTTCACAGAGAACAGTCAAGAGCCAGAATGCTATATAGTAAGAGTAATTAGCCCTCCTGTTCTCATGGAAGTTATGAATGTAGACAGTCCAGACCCACAGAGACTTGCTGAAGAAACTAGAACAGAAGAGACAAGGGTCAGCACGTGAGTCAATACTGCGGTCACTGGAGCGGCTTATAGCTGGCTTCAGTCCCACGTAACCAGGACACACTAACGGGGGGGCTTTAGCTTAGAGTTGAGTAGTATCATTGGCAAAAAGGCAGAAAGACGCAATAAAAGGAGCCTCCATGATGCAAGGTTAAaacaaagattaataaaattaattttaaacatgaGGAAAAACATGAGTCTTTCCACTCAGAAATGCATTTCTAGAGATATACTTTAGAGGGAAAAATGTTCATTGCATAGAGTTCATTACTGAAAAAAGAACCTGAAaaaggaaataacctaaatatctcTCTAAAGAAGATTCCACCAGTAAATTGGAGTATATTTTGGTGatatttaacagaaataaaataaatgaactagaataTGCAAGGACTGGCAGAAGGCGATCAAGACCCCTGCAGACTCAGTTTTGACTGAGGGCTGCAGAGCTGACACAGCCCTGAGACAGGACAGTGAAGGGGTATTCctggccttgccagctgaaagcaaactgcttcaCCAGCCTCCTGTGTTAGTTACTAGGGCGACCATGACAAATTAACGCAAAGTAGGCGACTTATAACAAGAGGAATTTATTCTTTGATGGATGTGGAGGATAGATGTCCAAAATCAAGCTGTTAGCAGGGCCTGCTGCCTTGAAAGCTCAGGGAaaaattctcccttttctcttcataGTTTCTGGTGGCTCCCGGCATACTTGGCATTCCCCTCCCTTTAGCTgcctcactcccatctctgccccagtctttccatgcccttcttccttgtgtctctgtgtcctttcctcttcttatgagcaCATTAGTCagtggatttagggcccatctaATCCAGTAGGACCTCACCCTAATGAATTCCATTGGAAAGACcctattccaaataaggtcacattctgagtttcCAGGTAGACATTTTGAGGGGCTACACCAATCACCCTACTACTGTGAGGTTCTGTGGGCCTCAAGGGAATCTATATTCTGCAGGTGCTGAGTGAACTGTCCTATTTATGCTGAGTAGGTCCATTTGGTTCATGTTTTGAATCAATCATAACTTATGCCTGTAATTCTGTGAATCTGTCTGCTGTTTTCTCAGTTACTGAGAGACGTGTGGTAAAATAGCAACCACGATTTTCGtgtatacatttctttttaattcttccagttttagctttatatattttaattccatatgagatgcatacaaatataaaattttcacatCATCCAGTTCGGTCGacattttcattatgaaatttccCTTGACCAATATCCTCTCTCTCCTGAACTCTGTTTTGTTTGATAATTATGAAGCCACACTATCTTTCCTTGTCTTGGAATGTTCATGGTACATAGTTTCTCCAgcactttattttgtattttcatattaaaCTTATATCACCTCTATACATTGGATCTGGGTTTATATCCAGGGCTAAAATATTTTGACTTAACACTTGTGATTACTCAATCTGCACTGAGTGTAGGGCCACCTTGAAGAGGATCCAAATGGCCAAACTGAGAGGATTTCAGCATGATTTGAGTCATAACTGTAATAGATGCTTAGAAAGAGCTGCTCTGCTATGCACGCACTGACTGCCCACCATGTTCCTCTTCCTCTAGCAACAAGCAATGAtggggcaggatggagcaggaggaggagaaagggctgTGGGCCAGGAGGTTATAGCTGCTGCCCTGGGGACACCGCTGGAGGAGGGGCACTGGGTCCCTCTCAGTTGTCCGCGCTGCTCTCCTGCGGTCTCCCCCGCTGCTCCCCGAGGACTTCCGGCTTCCTGCCTGCCCTGTCTTGGGGTGGAGGatcagaggaagattggccacaggaCTGCAGCTTCCTGGGACCCAGGGTGTTGGGAGTCCCAGAGCACTGCAGAAGCCCAAGTCTCACTTAATTGGCCATTTGAGGCCTCCAGTCCCAGCTGTGCCAGGTGGAGAGGTCGTCCCCAGCAGAGAGACCCCATGGTGCAGGCACCTTGACATGCTGCCTGGCTGTCGGGACACGACGTAGTTGGACAGGTAAGTGAGCAGATCACCTTCTCTGCTTCTACCAAGACCCGGGAGCTTCCAGAAGCCAGGATCTGGAGCGCCCACCAAGTCTCTCATTGGGAAACTGggttccctcctctgccccctccccactctcacTTCACTCCACAGGAAGACAGAGCTGAATGGAAAGTGGCTGGGGGTCCTTGGTGACCCCTCATTACCATCAGCACAGACATGGGTCAGGAGCTGGGGTGACCCTGGGAGAGCAggtcctggctctgtggcctccaGAGAGAAACAATCCTCACCTGGAAAAGGTAAGTTCAAGGCAGCCAGGGGTCAGGGGCTGCCAGGATTTGAAGGAGACCATGTGCATAAGGGAGGCAGCAGGCTTGTTgtatacagtaagcactcagaCCCTGCTCTCAGCAGCTGAAGTGATGTCCACTCTCCTACCCGGCCATCCCAAGCCTCAGCTTCAAGGTCTTTGAACTTAACCTGTAAACTGATCCTCTGAGCATCTGGTTTACAATCGGGTTCTGATTGAGCACGCGGGTGGGGTTGGAGACTGTGATTTCTAACCAGCTCCAGATGATGGTGATGGtcgtggtccctggaccacactttaTATACGGAGGATTAGGACTGAAGATCAGGACAGGTTTGTTTCCATTTCAAGGGTCACACAGTCACCCAGCTCCCCTCATCACCTTGAGCACATTCCTGAGGCTCAGATTACAGGCTGGTTCATTTCACTGATGCCCGTGGACAGCCCTGGCTCATCTCAGGAAGCTGGAGATCCCTGCTTCTTCATTGTTGAGAAATCAAAGAACTTGTCATTGGGGTGGAAATTCCAATTTATTGTGAGCCTCCCACAAGGACAACCTATGTAGTCACTGTTATCATGCTCAGGGTTTGTCAAGAGAAATTGTCCAGAAAAATTGAGCACAAAACCATTAAACTTACAACCTTTGAGTTCACAGTAGAAAAATCTGCTACTTAGTGTATGTGGTGGACAGGTGGGCCACTCTAGCCACCAGAGTCCCCACTGTGTGTGAGTCAGCCCTGGGGAGGAATACAGGGGGTCCCCTGAGCACTGCCAGTAGGATGCAGAGCAGACCCCTTCTgccgcccaccccccccccccccaccccctgacgGTGTTGTCAGCACAGCAGCTTCATGAATCACTCTTGGTTACCAACTTATTACCCAGTGcacagccctgctcccagccttCTGAAGGGCCTGTGCTCAGACAAAGACAGGGAGCAGAAAGAGTTGAGGGAATCCCAGATGGGACAAGACAGAAGGCCAGCTCTCCCTGGCTGCAAATGGAAAAGGACTCTGCTGCCTAAAGCACCCACCCCTGAGGGGATTTGTGGAGCACGGGATGTGGGCCAGCAGTGACAATGAGGGAGAGGACAGTCCTTCTCCTGAACATGTCACATCCCCTGTCCTGCTGCTTCTTAGACCCTGAAGCTGGGCTGTCCCCTCCTAGGATTTATCCAACATCTAGACATTGGTAGAGCCCCCTGAGGTCTTCAAGGTTGCAGAGAGCTCTGTTAATGGACTGCCACCACGGTCGAGACTCAGAGAGTTTGCTGACAAGGGGCTCTGTGTCcacaggagagacagacacacagcacCCACATTAACCTGGTGAGGGTTGGTCCCCGCTCTcttcccagcctggcctggacATGGAACCATCACTACTTCCAGTCTGGTAGACAGGAGCGAGTctataaacatttctgaaatgaaagaTCTAGTAATATAAGGCACAGAAAGGGCAGAATTAGATACTTGAGCAAGGTGTGGAAATGGCACATCTCAGGAGCatcctggtggggagggagagcgTTTCCCTCAGAAGGAGGGACACGGGGCTGCAAGGCCACTCTTACACAGTGGGCAttcagctctgccacctccttgCACACCCTTCCCCCCAGCCCACGCCATAGCAACAGCTCAGAGTCTATTACAGAGTGACTGCTCCACGCAAATTTACGAATTAGTGAATCAGAGGAAATGTCTCCTTTTCAGGCCAGTCCAAGGTCATGTGAAAAGAGAACTGGACCGCTGGTGGCCTCATGGTCAGTGGGTAGCGAGGGACCAAAGGGTCCCTGTGCTGCATGGGAGGTGTGACCTTGTGACCTTGACCTGCTCCCCCTCACTACCTCGAGCCCCCTCTCTGCCCTGTGTCATCCGGCTCAGGATGGCGCCCCACAGAGATGGAAACGTCTCAGCGGTGCCTTTGCAGGAGTTTGTGCTGGAGGGATTTGAGGGTAGCCTGGGGACCCAGGCCCTGCTCTTTGCTGTGTTCCTGGCCCTGTACCTGGGGACCGTCCTGGGGAACCTCACCATGA
This DNA window, taken from Equus przewalskii isolate Varuska chromosome 5, EquPr2, whole genome shotgun sequence, encodes the following:
- the LOC103566300 gene encoding olfactory receptor 9S13-like, with the translated sequence MPPHRDGNVSAVPLQEFVLEGFEGGLGTQALLFAVFLALYLGTVLGNLTMIVVITLDARLHSPMYFFLKNLSFLDLCYSSVIAPNALANFFSSSKVITFQGCATQFFFFSLLGTTEGFLLTVMAYDRFMAICSPLRYPITMCPSACTRLVLGTYCAGCLNSIVQTGFTFSLPFCSSNHIDHFFCDMLPLLRLACTNTALNKLVMFGICGLIVVGTTLMVLVSYGYITVTILRMQSGAGRHKVFSTCGSHMMAVSLFYGTLFVTYAQPGAVESMEQGKVVSVFYTLVIPMLNPLIYSLQNKDVKEALGRLRQKHTAM